The following are encoded together in the Schistocerca americana isolate TAMUIC-IGC-003095 chromosome 6, iqSchAmer2.1, whole genome shotgun sequence genome:
- the LOC124620303 gene encoding flocculation protein FLO11-like, whose protein sequence is MSPQPAALHAVSTVQVSHHHSPLQYTLSAPSASDVTTARWTLRCQHRTGLTSPQPAALHAPAALRAVSTDRVRRNHSPPHYTLSAPSVSDATTACYTPRCQCRLCPASPPPAAILADSTLSAPPSSDVTTARCTPRLSASSVSVVTTACWTPRCQHCPRPTSQQHAALHAVSTVRVRRHHCPLDSTLSAPSTSDVNTDRCTPRCQDRPRPTSPQSTALHAVSTARVRRRHSLVHSTLSAPSVSDVTTAGSIPRCQHRPCPTSPLNAAVHAVSIVHVRRHHTPLHPMLSAPTPSDITTACSTPRCEHRPCPTSPQPAALHSVITVRFRRHHSRLDSTLSAPSVSDVTTARWNPRCQHSPCPISPQPVALHAVSTVHVRRQHRPLHPTLSGPSASDDTTASSTPRCEHRQCPTSPQPAAPHAVSTVPFRRHHSPLDNDLSPTSASDVNTAHWTPRYQHRPRPTSPQTAALHAVSAVRIRRHHSPLDSRLSAPYASNVTTARWTPCCEHHLCPMSPQPAALHAVSTVQVSHHHSPLHYTLSAPSASYVTTARWTLRCQHRPGLTSPQPAALHAVSTVRVRRHHSPLDSTLSAPSASDVFTAHRTPHCQHRPRPMSPQPAALHAAITVRIQLHHSSLHSTLPLHSTPSAPSASDVTTACCSPHCEHRPCPTSTQTAALHAVSTVRVRRHHSKKHSTLCSSSVTDVTTAHCTPHCVHRSRPTSPQPAALHAVSTVRVRQHHSLLDSTLSAPSASDVTTPRCTPRCQRRTSLTSPQPAALNAVCTVRVRRHHNPLHPMLSAPSASDVTTARWTPCCQHRPCPTSPQLAGLHPVSAACVRRHHSPLHSTL, encoded by the exons atgtcaccacagcccgctgcactccacgctgtcagcaccgtacaggtctcacatcaccacagcccgctgcagtacacgctgtcagcaccgtctgcgtccgacgtcaccacagcccgctggactctacGCTGTCAGCACCGCACAGGTCTgacttcaccacagcccgctgcactccacgct cccgctgcactccgcgCTGTGAGCACCGACCGCGTCCGACGTAACCACAGCCCGCcgcactacacgctgtcagcaccatccgtgtCCGACGCCACCACAGCCTGCTAcactccacgctgtcagtgccGGCTGTGTCCGGCGTCACCTCCGCCTGCTGCTATCCTCGCT gactccacactgtcagcaccgccctcgtccgacgtcaccacagcccgctgcactccacgct TGTCAGCGTCGTCCGTGTCCGTCGTCACCACAGCCtgttggactccacgctgtcagcactgtccgcgtccgacgtcacaacagcacgctgcactccacgctgtgagcaccgtccgcgtccgacgtcaccactgcccgctggactccacgctgtcagcaccgtccacgtccgacgtcaacacagaccgctgcactccacgctgtcaggaccgtccgcgtccgacgtcaccacagtccactgcactccacgctgtgagcaccgcccgcgtccgacgtcgccacagcctggtgcactccacgctgtcagcaccgtccgtgtctgacgtcaccacagccggctcgattccacgctgtcagcaccgtccgtgtccgacgtcaccactgaATGCAGCAGTCCACGCTGTGAGCATCGttcatgtccgacgtcaccacacccCGCTGCACCCCATGCTGTCAGCACCGACCCcgtccgacatcaccacagcctgcagcactccacgctgtgagcaccgtccgtgtccgacgtcaccacagcccgctgcactccactctgtcatcaccgtccgcttccgacgtcaccacagccgcctggactccacgctgtcagcaccgtccgtgtccgacgtcaccacagcccgctggaatccacgctgtcagcacagtccgtgtccgatttcaccacagcccgttgcactccacgctgtcagtaccgtccacgtccgacgtcaacaCAGACCGCTGCACCCCACGCTGTCaggaccgtccgcgtccgacgacaCCACGGCcagcagcactccacgctgtgagcaccgtcagtgtccaacgtcaccacagcccgctgcaccccacgctgtcagcaccgtccccttccgacgtcaccacagcccgctggacaacgatctgtcaccaacgtccgcttccgacgtcaacacagcccactggactccacgctatcagcaccgtccacgtccgacgtcaccacagaccgctgcactccacgctgtcagcgccgtccgtatccgacgtcaccacagcccgctggactccaggcTGTCAGCACCGTACGCGTCCAACGTCACAACAGCCCGTtggactccatgctgtgagcaccatctgtgtccgatgtcaccacagcccgctgcactccacgctgtcagcaccgtacaggtctcacatcaccacagcccactgcactacacgctgtcagcaccgtctgcgtcctacgtcaccacagcccgttggACTCTACGGTGTCAGCACCGCCCGGGTCTgacttcaccacagcccgctgcactccacgctgtcagcaccgtccgcgtccgacgtcaccacagcccgctggactccacgctgtcagcaccgtccgcgtccgatgtcttcacagcccacaggactccacactgtcagcaccgtccgcgtccgatgtCACCACAGCCAGCTGCACTCCATGCTGCCATCACCGTCCGCATCCAACTTCACCACAgctcgctgcactccacgct cccgctgcactccacgccgtcagcaccgtccgcgtctgacgtcaccactGCCTGTTGCAGTCCACACTGTGAGCATCGTCCATGTCCGACGTCaacacagaccgctgcactccacgctgtcagcaccgtccgcgtccgacgtcaccacagcaagAAGCACTCCACGCTGTGTTCATCGTCCgtgaccgacgtcaccacagcccactgcactccacactgtgtgcaccgttcgcgtccgacgtcaccacagcccgctgcactccacgctgttagCACTGTTCGCGTCCGACAGcaccacagcctgctggactcgacactgtcagcaccgtccgcgtccgacgtcaccacaccccgctgcactccacgctgtcagcgccgtacctctttgacgtcaccacagcctgctgcactcaacgctgtgtgcaccgtccgcgtccgacgacaCCACAACCCGCTGCACCCaatgctgtcagcaccgtccgcgtccgacgtcaccacagcccgctggactccatgctgtcagcaccgtccgtgtccgacgtcaccgcagcttgctggactccaccctgtcagtgccgcctgtgtccgacgtcaccatagcccgctgcactccacgctgtga
- the LOC124620304 gene encoding mucin-1-like, which yields MSAPSAIDVTTARWTPRCRHRMRPTSPQPAALHAASTVRVRRHHSLLHSTLSVPSVSDVTTAHCTPRCQRRPCPTSPQPAALHAVCTVRVRRHHSPQHSTLSAQSVSDVTTACWTPRCQHNPGQTSPQPAALHAVSTVRVRRHQIPLDSTLSAPSICDVTTARCTPRCQHRPCPTSPQPTALHAVSTARVRRRHSLVHSTLSAPPVSDVTTAGSIPRCQHRPCPTSPLNAAVHAVSIVHVRRHHTPLHSMLSAPTPSDITTACSTPRCEYRPCPTSPQPGAIHAVSTVRVRFHHSPLHSTLSAPSTSDVNTDRCTPRCQDRPRPTSPRPAALHAVSTASVQRHYSPLHPTLSAPSASDVTTAR from the coding sequence ATGTCAGCACCGTCTGCGatagacgtcaccacagcccgctggactccacgctgtcggCACCGCATGCGtccaacgtcaccacagcccgctgcactccacgctgccagcaccgtccgtgtccgacgtcaccacagcctgctgcactccacgctttcagtgccgtctgtgtccgacgtcactacagcccactgcactccacgctgtcagcgccgtccgtgtccgacgtcaccacagcccgctgctctccacgctgtgtgcaccgtccgcgtccgacgtcaccacagtccgcagcactccacgctgtcagcacagtccgtgtccgacgtaaccacagcctgctggactcctCGCTGTCAGCACAATCCGGGTcagacatcaccacagcccgctgcactccacgcagtcagcaccgtgcgcgtccgacgtcaccaaatcccgctggactccacgctgtcagcaccgtccatttGCGACGTCACCACagcacgctgcactccacgctgtcagcaccgtccatgtccgacgtcaccacaacccactgcactccacgctgtgagcaccgcccgcgtccgacgtcgccacagcctggtgcactccacgctgtcagcaccgcccgtgtctgacgtcaccacagccggctcgattccacgctgtcagcaccgtccgtgtccgacgtcaccactgaATGCAGCAGTCCACGCTGTGAGCATCGttcatgtccgacgtcaccacaccccgctgcactccatgctgtcagcaccgaccccgtccgacatcaccacagcctgcagcactccacgctgtgagtaccgtccgtgtccgacgtcgccacagcctggtgcaatccacgctgtcagcacagtccgtgtccgatttcaccacagcccgttgcactccacgctgtcagcaccgtccacgtccgacgtcaacaCAGACCGCTGCACCCCACGCTGTCaggaccgtccgcgtccgacgtcaccacggccagcagcactccacgctgtgagcacggCCAGTGTCCAACGTCACTACAGCCCGCTGCACCCCACGCTTTCAGCaccgtccgcttccgacgtcaCCACGGCCCGCTAG